Part of the Vagococcus teuberi genome, AAAGCCTTAAAAGAAGCTGGATTTGGCCAAGTCCCTGTTGTTTCAATGTCACTTGGCAATAAAGGAGTAGAGTCCAACCCAGGATTTAAGTTTACGTTACCTATGCTAAAACGTATTGCAGTGGCTGTTTTATATGGTGATTTGTTTGAGCGACTGGTTTATCGCACACGTCCATATGAAATGAATAAAGGTGAAATAGATGTCCTACATCAAGCATGGCTTAAAAAAGTAGAAAAAAATGTTCGAAATGGTTCTTTGACATTGTTTAATAAAAACATGAAACAAATTATCACAGATTTCGATACGATACCACTACATGAAACGAACAAACCTAAAGTAGGAATAGTTGGAGAAATTTTTGTTAAATACTCTCCAACAGCAAATAACGATATTGTGCGCTTACTTGAAGAAGAAGGGGCAGAAGTTGTTGTCCCAGATTTGATTGGGTTTATGAATTATTCCTTGTATAATCAAATATGGAAATATGAAAACCTTGGTATGCCGAAGAAAAATAAAACATATGCCGAATTTGCTATAAAATTGATTGAAAAAATAGAGAAACCAATGTCTAAAGCATTAAACAATTCGCAACGTTTTACAGGCATTCATTCTATTAAGCAATTAGCAGAAGACGCTAGTAAAGTCTTATCAATTGGAAATCATACAGGAGAAGGTTGGTTCTTGACGGGTGAGATGATTGATCTACTTAAAACAGGTGTCAATAATATTGTGTGTATGCAACCATTCGGCTGTTTACCCAATCATGTGGTCGGTAAAGGGGTAATCAAAGAATTACGCCATCAATATCCTGGAGCTAATATCGCAGCAATTGATTACGACCCTGGCGTATCAGTAGTCAATCAATTAAATCGTATTCGTTTGATGTTAGCAACCGCTAAGAAAAATATGCAGACGAGTGTAGAAGTTTGATAGGAATACACGGAGAAGAAGATGACACAACAGCGAATAAAAAAAGCTTATTTGTTTACTATGTTTATTTTAATTATCGTCTCATTGGTTGTGAATGTGATTAATATGCCATACAAAGAGATGATTAATATGATTATTTTAGCAATATTTGCGCTAGATAGTTTTTATAGTCTATGGAAAACGGAAAATAGAAAAAACTATCTGAGACATCACTTTTTGGATTTTATTGCGATTATTCCGTTTCATCATGGATTTCGTTTGGTTAAGTTTTTTCCAATCATTATGCAAAGTATCCAGATTACGTCTTTAGGTCAACGATATTTCCTCCCAGTTTTTTTCAAGTTACGAGAAACTGGGACAGGAAAACTGTTTAATATCTTTTTAATTATTTTCATCTTTTTACCCCTTCCATTATTGTGGATGGAGCCTAATATAAGTAATTATGAAGATTTGATTTGGTGGGAAATGCAGACTGTTACAACGGTTGGGTATGGTGATATTGTCATTCAAACAGGTTTGGGACGATTGATTGGTGGGATTTTGATGGTCCTTGGTGTCGGTATTATTTCTGCTTTTACAAGTAGTTTGACACGTGCTATCAGCCATTCAAAAAAATCACCTTATCAAAAAACAGACGATATCATAGAAGAATTATTGCAAGAAAAATCGTTTAGTCAAGAAGATTTAGAAGTGATTGAAGCTTGGCTAGAATTAGAAAAAAAAACAGCAAAAATTGAATAACACGACAAAATGATAAAAAGTCTCATTTTATGTGAGGCTTTTTTTGTTTAGTATTGTGATATAATTAAAAATAAATGAAATAATTATGAGGAAGTTGAGGTGTAAAATGAGTAAAAAACAACGTGTTGTATATGCAATACTGTTTTTTCTAGTGATGACAGGAATTTTTATGATTTCTCAGCAGAAAAATAGTTATCGTCTGAAAGAATTAAATCAAGCTGAAACACTTCAAATCACGGTTGCCCTTCTAGATTATCGAAATGTGCCAAGTGATGAAGGGGGAACGCTGTATCAAAATTTATTACAACAAACATCAGTGATAGCAAGACAGTTTAACGCATTATTATTTGAAGATGAACAAAATTACATCGACACAACCATTGAATTGACTGATATTCGTGAACAAGCTAGGCAGTTGGATGGTTTTTCCGATATTACCTCCCTTCAGTTATCTAAAGAGCAGGTACAAAGAGATGAAACGTATTACAAGGCGCTAAAAGAATCAGGAAAGACCTTACCGTTGGAATCATTGACGTTTGGTAGGTTAATTATCTCTTTATTAACGATACTAGGTGTAGCATGGTTTCCATTGATATCAGTAGTTAATGCAAGATTAATCGTAGATGAAAAAGAACATGAGAGCCTGTTGAAAGGACAACCTCGAAGTTTAACCCAACGATTGGTACGTAATTTTATTAAAAAGAGTTTGATACTAGGGGGATTGCTTGTTTTAACTATTGGTTATTTAGCTATTTTACAAAGTATTAGTGGAAGTGGATTTGGTGATTTAAGCTTGATTGAAGTCGTTTACCAAAATAAGTTTGTTATCACAACAGTGGTTAAGAAAATTTGCTATTATATTTTATTTGGCTATTTAGTGTTTATGCTATCATTTTTAATCAGTTCAGTTTTAAATAATATCACAAAAAATAGTTATGTCACGGTGATTATTGAGTGTATGACCTATGCCTTTATTTGGTTATTTCCAACCCAACTTAAATTAGCAACAGTTCTTTCCCCATCTTTAATTATTGAAGGCACTTCATACGTTTCAATTAATCAAGGTGTGATGTATTTACTTGGTAGTATTGTGGTGTTAATCGTTATCTTTTTTATCCAACTAAAATTAAGTAGGGGAGGAAGACGCAATGATTAATTATTTGAAACAAGAAGGGCAAGATTTTTTTCATAATAAAAAAAATATCGTCTTATACTTGATTGTAGGGTTTCTTTCCTTATTTTTTGTGATAAAAGTTGAACCCAACTTTAAGATTTATGAAACAACGAATTTAAAAAAAATAGAAGCA contains:
- a CDS encoding potassium channel family protein; translated protein: MTQQRIKKAYLFTMFILIIVSLVVNVINMPYKEMINMIILAIFALDSFYSLWKTENRKNYLRHHFLDFIAIIPFHHGFRLVKFFPIIMQSIQITSLGQRYFLPVFFKLRETGTGKLFNIFLIIFIFLPLPLLWMEPNISNYEDLIWWEMQTVTTVGYGDIVIQTGLGRLIGGILMVLGVGIISAFTSSLTRAISHSKKSPYQKTDDIIEELLQEKSFSQEDLEVIEAWLELEKKTAKIE